One Candidatus Delongbacteria bacterium genomic window carries:
- a CDS encoding plasmid pRiA4b ORF-3 family protein has product MTLKWVEPKVWRRILVPDDATFWDLHVALQNAMGWEDEHLHKFRVSHPQTDESQEIGLPIEDLFEDEKPGLVGWEVPLRKYFQHPGNLAEYDYDFGDGWEHEIVLEAISEVAPRTRLPRCLDGAGACPPEDCGGVSGYENLLAVLGDPNHEEHESIFEWLGGTFDPAAFDPKRIQFDHPRLRLLQLMRDRNS; this is encoded by the coding sequence GTGACCCTCAAATGGGTCGAGCCGAAAGTATGGCGCCGGATCCTGGTGCCGGACGACGCCACCTTTTGGGACCTGCACGTGGCCCTCCAAAACGCCATGGGCTGGGAGGATGAGCACCTGCACAAGTTCCGGGTATCGCATCCGCAGACGGATGAATCACAGGAGATCGGCCTCCCCATTGAAGACCTCTTCGAGGATGAGAAGCCTGGTCTCGTGGGATGGGAGGTCCCGCTGCGGAAATACTTCCAGCACCCGGGCAACCTGGCAGAGTATGACTATGACTTCGGGGATGGCTGGGAGCACGAGATCGTGCTGGAGGCCATCAGCGAAGTCGCTCCCAGAACCCGTCTCCCCCGCTGTCTGGACGGGGCCGGCGCGTGTCCGCCAGAGGATTGCGGCGGGGTTTCGGGGTATGAGAACTTGCTGGCAGTCTTGGGGGATCCGAACCACGAAGAACACGAGAGCATATTTGAGTGGCTGGGTGGCACGTTTGATCCCGCCGCGTTCGATCCCAAAAGGATCCAGTTCGACCATCCCCGCCTCCGCCTATTGCAGTTGATGCGGGACCGGAACTCCTGA
- a CDS encoding tyrosine-type recombinase/integrase, whose product MHPTTDAFLVHLADLGLSAASLAAYRTELLRQERLLTGLGQSWETAGTSTLLHAVAAGNRAPVTRRRAQHLIGRFLAFAGLPQGPEWRRLPAPRAVCPAPDCLSEAEEKALRKTLAKRVDQPTHARDRALFCLLLDTGLRVSEAAALTVGDVDRDGRRVRVTAKGGKRRSRFLPTETRDLLAGIAGTRDLEAPLFVSSTGGALTDRQIRRLLSRWAQLAGLQRSVHPHLLRHTFATSLLKKTGNLRLVQLALDHESPKTTAIYAHVADEELRTAIEGRRD is encoded by the coding sequence ATGCACCCGACCACCGACGCCTTCCTGGTCCACCTGGCCGATTTGGGCCTGAGCGCCGCCAGCCTGGCGGCGTATCGCACCGAGCTCCTCCGCCAAGAACGGCTCCTTACCGGCCTGGGCCAGAGCTGGGAGACAGCGGGCACTTCCACGCTCCTGCATGCCGTGGCCGCGGGCAACCGGGCCCCGGTCACGCGCCGGCGCGCCCAGCACCTCATCGGGCGCTTCCTGGCCTTCGCCGGCCTGCCCCAGGGCCCCGAGTGGCGCCGCCTGCCCGCCCCGCGCGCCGTCTGCCCCGCGCCCGACTGCCTGTCCGAGGCCGAGGAGAAGGCCTTGCGCAAGACCCTGGCCAAGCGCGTGGACCAACCCACCCACGCCCGGGACCGGGCCCTCTTCTGCCTCTTGCTCGATACGGGCCTGCGCGTCTCCGAAGCCGCGGCTCTAACCGTGGGCGACGTGGACCGAGACGGCCGGCGCGTGCGCGTGACGGCCAAGGGAGGCAAGAGGCGCTCGCGCTTCCTGCCCACGGAGACCCGGGATTTGCTGGCGGGAATCGCGGGCACGCGGGATCTGGAAGCCCCGCTCTTCGTCTCCTCCACGGGCGGGGCCCTGACCGATCGCCAGATCCGGCGCTTGCTCTCCCGCTGGGCCCAGCTGGCGGGCCTGCAGCGGTCCGTCCACCCGCATTTGCTGCGCCACACCTTTGCCACCAGCTTGCTGAAGAAGACGGGCAACTTGCGCTTGGTGCAACTAGCCCTCGACCACGAAAGCCCCAAGACGACCGCTATCTACGCCCATGTGGCGGATGAAGAGCTTCGGACTGCCATTGAAGGGCGGCGGGACTAA
- a CDS encoding DNA adenine methylase: MSFLCVEAALFPELTAQGAQGDAPSHAVSYVGSKRKLLDWIVEQIPDGTTSDVDAFSGGSSVGYRLKNEGLAVHANDSLHWPFHIARAVEVNQSETLDEDEIAALCEDNPDAGSFVRDTYKGLFWKPEIHSAIDHVRAIVDE; encoded by the coding sequence ATGTCGTTTCTCTGTGTCGAAGCCGCGCTGTTCCCGGAGCTGACCGCCCAGGGCGCCCAGGGGGACGCGCCGTCCCATGCCGTGTCGTACGTCGGCAGCAAGAGGAAGCTCCTGGACTGGATCGTCGAACAGATCCCGGACGGCACGACGAGCGATGTGGACGCCTTCTCGGGCGGCTCGAGCGTCGGCTACCGGCTGAAGAACGAAGGCCTGGCCGTCCACGCCAATGACAGCCTCCACTGGCCCTTCCACATTGCCCGGGCCGTGGAGGTAAACCAGAGTGAGACGCTGGACGAGGACGAGATCGCGGCGCTATGCGAAGACAACCCGGACGCGGGCTCCTTTGTGCGAGATACCTACAAGGGCCTCTTCTGGAAGCCCGAGATCCATAGCGCCATTGACCACGTGCGGGCCATTGTGGACGAGTAG
- a CDS encoding Fic family protein yields MTTLPSLTDLSPRRFESPALLRKLTAASRKLAELKGVAATIPNQNILISTLGLQEAKDSSAIENIVTTHDELFRDAAFPASVAQSAAKEVLRYRQALNVGFQLVTTHGLLLTNHLLQIQAELEQNSAGLRCLPGTTLKNSAGETVYTPPQDPAEIVQLMGELERFINDDSLFDADPLIKMALIHYQFESIHPFYDGNGRTGRIVNMLYLVKQGLLENPVLSLSRAIVRHKADYYRLLQAVRERDAWEEWVDYLLSAVEESATGAIATIHQIKSALQDAKQRIRAGYRFYSQDLINNLFTHPYTKIEFLMQDLGVSRLTATRYLDALTEGGFLEKQKVGRSNFYINRRLVEIIVSRG; encoded by the coding sequence ATGACCACCCTGCCCAGCCTCACCGACCTGTCTCCCAGGCGCTTCGAAAGCCCGGCCCTGCTGCGCAAGCTGACCGCGGCCAGCCGCAAGCTGGCGGAGCTGAAAGGCGTGGCGGCCACCATCCCCAACCAGAACATCCTGATCAGCACACTGGGCTTGCAGGAGGCCAAGGACAGCTCGGCCATCGAGAACATCGTCACCACCCACGACGAGCTGTTCCGTGACGCCGCCTTTCCCGCTTCCGTCGCCCAATCCGCCGCAAAGGAAGTGCTGCGTTACCGCCAGGCCTTGAACGTGGGTTTCCAGCTGGTTACGACCCACGGCCTCTTGCTGACCAACCACCTGCTGCAGATCCAGGCCGAGCTGGAGCAGAACAGCGCCGGTCTGCGCTGCCTGCCCGGCACCACCCTGAAGAACAGCGCGGGGGAGACGGTTTACACGCCGCCGCAGGATCCCGCCGAAATCGTGCAGCTGATGGGCGAGCTGGAGCGCTTCATCAACGACGACAGCCTCTTCGACGCGGACCCGCTGATCAAGATGGCCCTGATCCACTACCAGTTCGAGAGCATCCACCCTTTCTACGACGGCAACGGCCGCACCGGGCGGATCGTCAACATGCTCTACCTTGTCAAGCAAGGACTGCTGGAGAACCCCGTGCTGTCCTTAAGCCGTGCCATTGTGCGCCACAAGGCCGACTACTACCGGCTGCTGCAGGCCGTGCGCGAGCGGGACGCCTGGGAGGAGTGGGTGGATTACCTACTGAGCGCCGTGGAGGAGAGTGCCACAGGCGCCATCGCCACCATCCACCAGATCAAGTCAGCCCTGCAGGACGCCAAGCAGCGCATCCGCGCGGGCTACCGCTTCTACAGCCAGGACCTGATCAACAACCTCTTCACCCACCCCTACACCAAGATCGAGTTCCTGATGCAGGATCTGGGCGTTTCCCGCCTGACGGCCACGCGCTACCTGGACGCCTTAACCGAAGGGGGCTTCCTGGAGAAGCAGAAGGTGGGGCGCTCGAACTTCTACATCAATCGGCGGCTGGTGGAAATCATCGTGAGCCGTGGGTAG
- a CDS encoding ATP-binding protein, whose translation MIPRMLERQIPGRLGDGKAILVQGARQTGKTTLIRNLLAGREKVLALTGDEALTRQLLTDPDLARLRGLLGGQAVLFLDEAQRIPNIGLTLKLLVDHFPDLQILVTGSSSLELADHVHEPLTGRKWDFPLFPICWQELEEHVGAFDARRQLEQRLVYGMYPEVVSRPGFERDLLTQLSGESLTRDLLAYEGLRKPELLGRLLQTLALQVGHEVSTNELAGLLQAGRGTINSYLDLLEKAYVVFTLPPFLRNRRDEIRSTRKVYFWDNGIRNALLGSFQPLDLRTDTGALWENFLVSERRKLLAYQRVPTRLCFWRTHSGAEVDLVEERDGRLTAWEFKWSPSKRAPCPVAFRESYPDATFQVLHRDSFRDFLVEDAPAR comes from the coding sequence ATGATCCCCCGCATGCTGGAGCGGCAAATCCCCGGGCGCCTGGGGGACGGCAAGGCGATTCTTGTGCAAGGGGCGCGTCAGACCGGCAAGACCACGCTGATCCGGAACCTGCTGGCGGGCCGGGAGAAGGTGCTGGCGCTGACCGGCGACGAAGCACTGACCCGCCAGCTTCTCACCGACCCGGACCTGGCCCGCTTGCGCGGACTGCTGGGAGGGCAGGCCGTGCTCTTCCTGGACGAGGCCCAGCGGATCCCCAACATTGGCCTGACCCTCAAGCTCCTGGTCGACCACTTCCCTGACCTGCAGATCCTGGTCACCGGGTCCTCCTCCCTGGAGCTTGCGGACCACGTCCACGAGCCGCTCACCGGGCGCAAGTGGGACTTCCCGCTTTTCCCCATTTGCTGGCAGGAGCTGGAGGAGCATGTCGGCGCGTTCGACGCCCGCCGCCAGTTGGAGCAACGGCTGGTCTACGGCATGTATCCCGAGGTGGTCAGCCGCCCGGGTTTCGAGCGGGACCTGCTGACACAGCTCTCCGGGGAGAGCCTCACACGCGACCTATTGGCGTACGAAGGTCTGCGCAAACCCGAATTGCTGGGACGGCTGCTGCAGACCCTGGCCCTGCAGGTGGGCCACGAGGTCTCCACGAACGAACTGGCGGGGCTGCTGCAAGCCGGCCGGGGCACCATCAACAGCTACCTGGACTTGCTCGAGAAAGCCTATGTGGTCTTCACCCTGCCACCCTTCCTGAGGAATCGACGGGACGAGATCCGCTCCACGCGGAAGGTCTACTTCTGGGACAACGGCATCCGCAACGCCCTGCTGGGCAGCTTCCAGCCGCTGGATCTGCGCACCGACACCGGTGCCCTATGGGAGAACTTCCTGGTCAGCGAGCGGCGGAAGCTCCTCGCCTATCAGCGGGTCCCGACCCGGCTGTGCTTCTGGCGCACGCATTCCGGCGCGGAAGTGGATCTGGTGGAGGAACGGGACGGGCGCTTGACCGCCTGGGAGTTCAAGTGGAGCCCCTCCAAGCGCGCACCGTGCCCGGTGGCCTTTCGGGAGAGCTATCCGGACGCCACGTTCCAGGTCCTTCACCGCGACAGCTTCCGGGACTTCCTCGTGGAAGACGCCCCGGCCCGCTGA